The following are encoded together in the Acaryochloris thomasi RCC1774 genome:
- a CDS encoding DMT family transporter: MPQSQKSTLSGIGFAIATALLFGSGTPLSKLLLDQTDPWMLAGLLFLGGGCGLLPIVLLRHPFQKPDYVQSGEWRWVWSSTLAGGIAPILLMVGLSTASASSVALLLNFEAVFTAILAWTVFRERWQWPVFLGIIPITVGGILLSQSTEAKGAGWSWGSLAVLGTCLAWAIDSNLTFRVSHRDPFQIALIKNGVAGIVNVAIASLIGQQFPDGSTLIQIGGVGFLCYGLTYCCFVLALRCIGSSRTAAFFALAPLVGSAIAVVVLHETVTAGVAIAALIMTGGALLCAWEPQAR, translated from the coding sequence TTGCCCCAATCTCAAAAATCGACGCTCTCTGGGATTGGATTTGCGATCGCAACCGCTCTTCTTTTTGGTTCTGGCACGCCCCTCTCCAAACTACTGCTAGATCAAACAGACCCCTGGATGCTGGCGGGCCTTCTATTTCTGGGGGGCGGCTGTGGCCTCCTGCCTATCGTCCTATTGCGGCACCCATTCCAGAAGCCAGACTATGTTCAATCCGGAGAGTGGCGCTGGGTTTGGAGTTCAACGCTGGCCGGAGGCATCGCGCCTATCCTGTTAATGGTCGGTCTAAGTACAGCATCGGCTTCATCGGTTGCGCTACTGCTGAATTTTGAAGCCGTGTTCACTGCCATTTTGGCCTGGACCGTTTTCCGAGAACGCTGGCAGTGGCCGGTCTTTCTGGGCATTATCCCGATCACGGTGGGGGGCATTCTGCTTTCTCAATCCACTGAGGCTAAAGGAGCCGGATGGAGCTGGGGGTCGCTAGCGGTGCTGGGTACCTGTCTCGCCTGGGCCATCGACAGCAATTTGACGTTCCGAGTGTCTCATCGTGACCCGTTTCAGATTGCCTTGATCAAGAATGGGGTTGCGGGGATAGTGAACGTTGCGATCGCATCCTTGATTGGCCAGCAATTTCCCGACGGGTCTACGCTCATCCAGATCGGTGGCGTCGGCTTTCTTTGCTACGGACTCACCTATTGCTGTTTTGTCCTCGCGCTTCGATGCATTGGTTCCTCACGCACAGCGGCTTTCTTTGCCCTTGCCCCTTTAGTCGGTTCTGCCATCGCCGTTGTTGTGTTGCATGAAACGGTGACAGCAGGAGTTGCGATCGCAGCCCTAATCATGACCGGGGGCGCACTGCTCTGTGCATGGGAGCCGCAAGCACGATGA